One window from the genome of Saccharomyces mikatae IFO 1815 strain IFO1815 genome assembly, chromosome: 4 encodes:
- the SMKI04G2660 gene encoding uncharacterized protein (similar to Saccharomyces cerevisiae YDR042C), translating into MEQVLYNQSLKMQSLSTFQGLIFLKVLVFSIFQQLLYSPVAHLFRMKAIAAMKYSSICFLRSNWAKEQNLFDINQDFVSAIKNIFILFFTIFRLAEYIIYKLSDRSYQLHTSLDVQHLKWNMKKNTNKKRMLSFSRIYLPRTNILPISVGDGLKSRFIGPLPSKSLKCFQKKNFLSNNNINRYTVPETKATNAILWQRQRT; encoded by the coding sequence ATGGAGCAGGTACTATATAATCAAAGCCTTAAAATGCAAAGCCTTTCCACCTTTCAAGGATTAATTTTTCTAAAGGTCCTTGTCTTTTCCATCTTCCAACAGCTGCTTTATAGCCCAGTTGCACACTTATTCAGAATGAAAGCCATAGCAGCGATGAAATACAGttcaatttgttttttgaGAAGCAATTGGGctaaagaacaaaatctCTTTGACATTAATCAAGATTTTGTATCTGCAATCAAGAACATTTTCATACTATTCTTTACCATTTTCAGATTAGCGGAGTACATTATTTATAAACTCTCTGATCGCAGTTACCAGTTGCATACTTCCTTGGATGTTCAACATTTAAAATggaatatgaagaaaaatacaaataaaaagagaatgCTCTCATTCAGCAGGATATATTTACCAAGAACGAACATATTACCAATTTCGGTGGGCGATGGATTAAAAAGTAGGTTCATAGGCCCGCTACCTAGCAAGTCCTTGAAAtgctttcaaaagaagaattttttgagtaataacaatattaaCCGGTATA
- the RPC11 gene encoding DNA-directed RNA polymerase III core subunit RPC11 (similar to Saccharomyces cerevisiae RPC11 (YDR045C); ancestral locus Anc_3.283) yields the protein MLSFCPSCNNMLLITSGDSGVYTLACRSCPYEFPIEGIEIYDRKKLPRKEVDDVLGGGWDNVDQTKTQCPNYDTCGGESAYFFQLQIRSADEPMTTFYKCVNCGHRWKEN from the coding sequence ATGCTTTCGTTCTGCCCTTCGTGTAATAATATGCTATTAATAACAAGTGGTGATAGCGGCGTATATACATTAGCATGCCGTTCATGTCCCTATGAGTTCCCTATAGAAGGTATAGAGATTTATGATAGGAAGAAACTCCCAAGAAAGGAAGTTGATGATGTTCTTGGTGGTGGTTGGGACAATGTGGATCAAACCAAAACCCAATGTCCAAATTATGACACTTGTGGTGGTGAAAGTGCTTACTTCTTCCAATTGCAGATCAGATCAGCGGATGAGCCGATGACTACTTTCTATAAGTGTGTAAACTGTGGTCATAGATGGAAggaaaattga
- the HEM13 gene encoding coproporphyrinogen oxidase (similar to Saccharomyces cerevisiae HEM13 (YDR044W); ancestral locus Anc_3.282): MPAPKDPRNLPIRQQMEALIRRKQAEITQGLESIDTVKFHADTWTRGNDGGGGTSMVIQNGTTFEKGGVNVSVVYGQLSPAAVSAMKADHKNLSLPEDPKTGLPVTDGVKFFACGLSMVIHPVNPHAPTTHLNYRYFETWNQDGTPQTWWFGGGADLTPSYLYEEDGQLFHQLHKDALDKHDTALYPRFKKWCDEYFYITHRKETRGIGGIFFDDYDERDPQEILKIVEDCFDAFLPSYLTIVKRRKDTPYTKEEQQWQAIRRGRYVEFNLIYDRGTQFGLRTPGSRVESILMSLPEHASWLYNHHPAPGSREAKLLEVTTKPREWVK, encoded by the coding sequence ATGCCTGCTCCTAAAGATCCAAGGAATCTTCCAATTAGACAACAAATGGAAGCTCTTATCCGTCGTAAGCAAGCGGAAATTACGCAAGGCTTGGAATCCATCGATACTGTTAAGTTTCATGCTGATACATGGACCCGTGGTAACGatggtggtggtggtacTTCCATGGTTATTCAGAATGGTACTACTTTCGAAAAAGGTGGTGTTAATGTCTCCGTTGTTTACGGTCAATTGAGTCCAGCAGCCGTTTCAGCCATGAAGGCAGACCACAAGAATCTGAGTTTACCAGAAGATCCAAAAACTGGTTTACCAGTTACTGATGGTGTTAAATTCTTCGCTTGTGGTTTAAGTATGGTTATTCATCCTGTTAACCCACACGCACCAACTACTCACCTGAACTACCGTTACTTTGAAACTTGGAACCAAGACGGAACCCCACAAACTTGGTGGTTTGGTGGTGGTGCTGATCTAACACCTTCTTACTTATACGAAGAAGACGGTCAACTGTTCCATCAATTGCATAAAGATGCTTTGGATAAGCATGACACCGCTTTATACCCACGTTTTAAGAAATGGTGTGACGAATACTTCTATATTACCCACCGTAAGGAAACTCGTGGTATTGGTGGTATCTTTTTTGACGATTACGATGAGCGTGATCCACaagaaatattgaagattGTGGAAGACTGTTTCGATGCTTTCTTACCATCTTATTTAACCATTGTCAAGAGAAGAAAGGATACCCCATACACAAAGGAAGAACAACAATGGCAAGCCATTAGACGTGGTAGATACGTTGAATTTAACTTAATCTACGATAGAGGTACTCAATTCGGTTTGAGAACACCAGGCTCTAGAGTTGAATCAATTTTGATGAGTTTGCCTGAACATGCTTCCTGGTTATACAACCATCACCCTGCTCCTGGTTCTAGAGAAGCTAAATTACTAGAGGTTACCACCAAGCCAAGGGAATGGGTTAAATAA
- the NRG1 gene encoding transcriptional regulator NRG1 (similar to Saccharomyces cerevisiae NRG2 (YBR066C) and NRG1 (YDR043C); ancestral locus Anc_3.281): MFYPYNYSNVNVSVMPVLPGISAFDRVPDEETVEISSERKYQTLLPVLTNSHVVENELKHKLNKTAFDFRYQAKSEDGSEKWEPKYLIAPNLQMRSVSFDNSSIQYSSDSSERSSLSQLNSNSSLVRQSETGMVSNDDYNKMANSKYSLKTRKQRTDPRNTLSDEEDLELRRKYICKICARGFTTSGHLARHNRIHTGEKNHCCPYKGCTQRFSRHDNCLQHYRTHLKKEH, from the coding sequence ATGTTTTATCCATACAATTATAGTAACGTCAATGTTTCTGTAATGCCTGTACTGCCTGGAATCTCGGCATTTGATAGGGTCCCGGATGAAGAAACTGTTGAGATAAGCTCAGAAAGAAAGTATCAGACGTTACTTCCAGTGCTTACGAATTCTCACGTGGTAGAGAATGAACTAAAACACAAGTTAAACAAGACTGCTTTTGATTTTCGATATCAGGCAAAGTCAGAAGATGGCTCTGAAAAGTGGGAACCAAAATACCTGATAGCACCGAATTTGCAAATGAGAAGCGTCTCGTTTGATAATTCATCGATACAATATAGTTCAGATTCATCCGAGAGAAGTTCACTATCCCAACTAAATAGTAACTCATCATTAGTACGACAAAGTGAAACCGGAATGGTTTCGAATGATGATTATAATAAGATGGCAAACAGTAAATACTCCCTAAAAACGCGAAAACAAAGGACGGATCCGAGAAACACATTATCAGACGAAGAAGACCTTGAACTAAGACGCAAATACATTTGCAAAATTTGTGCAAGAGGATTCACTACATCAGGACATTTGGCAAGGCATAATCGAATTCATACGGgcgaaaaaaatcattgcTGCCCATATAAAGGTTGCACTCAGCGATTCAGTCGGCATGATAATTGCTTACAGCATTACAGAACgcatttgaaaaaggaacaTTAA